One region of Malania oleifera isolate guangnan ecotype guangnan chromosome 6, ASM2987363v1, whole genome shotgun sequence genomic DNA includes:
- the LOC131157247 gene encoding probable sugar phosphate/phosphate translocator At5g25400, translating into MGKGGASSLSDGVVKKILLSYAYVAIWIFLSFTVIVYNKYILDRKMYNWPFPISLTMIHMAFCSSLAFLLVRVFKLVEPVSMSRDLYLSSVVPIGALYSLSLWFSNSAYIYLSVSFIQMLKALMPVAVYSIGVLFKKETFKTESMANMLSISFGVAIAAYGEARFDTWGVILQLGAVAFEATRLVMIQILLTSKGITLNPITSLYYVAPCCLVFLFVPWVIMEFPILKETSSFHFDYVIFGTNSFCAFALNLAVFLLVGKTSALTMNVAGVVKDWMLIAFSWSVIKDTVTPINLVGYGVAFLGVAYYNHSKLQALKAKEAQKKAAQADEEAGRLLEERDGEGMGRKSETQA; encoded by the coding sequence ATGGGGAAAGGGGGTGCTTCTTCACTTAGCGATGGCGTCGTCAAGAAGATCCTCCTCTCCTACGCTTATGTCGCGATCTGGATCTTCCTCAGTTTCACTGTCATCGTCTACAACAAGTACATCCTCGATCGCAAGATGTACAACTGGCCTTTCCCGATCTCCCTCACCATGATCCACATGGCCTTCTGCTCCTCCCTCGCCTTCCTCCTCGTCCGCGTCTTCAAACTCGTCGAGCCCGTCTCCATGTCGCGCGATCTCTACCTCTCCTCCGTCGTCCCGATCGGCGCGCTCTACTCGCTCAGTCTCTGGTTCTCCAATTCCGCCTACATTTACCTCTCCGTCTCCTTCATTCAGATGCTCAAGGCCCTGATGCCCGTGGCCGTGTACTCCATCGGCGTTTTGTTCAAGAAAGAGACTTTCAAGACGGAATCCATGGCGAACATGCTGTCGATCTCGTTTGGAGTCGCGATCGCAGCCTACGGCGAGGCCAGGTTCGACACCTGGGGTGTGATTCTGCAGCTCGGTGCCGTGGCGTTCGAGGCGACCCGCTTGGTCATGATCCAGATCTTGTTGACCTCCAAGGGTATCACATTGAACCCCATTACTTCGCTTTACTATGTGGCGCCCTGTTGTCTTGTGTTCTTGTTTGTTCCGTGGGTGATTATGGAATTCCCAATTTTGAAGGAGACTTCAAGTTTCCATTTTGATTACGTGATTTTCGGCACGAACTCGTTCTGTGCATTTGCTTTGAATCTGGCGGTGTTTTTGTTGGTGGGGAAAACTTCGGCTTTGACTATGAATGTCGCCGGAGTGGTGAAAGATTGGATGTTGATCGCGTTTTCGTGGTCCGTGATAAAGGATACGGTGACACCCATTAATTTGGTTGGGTATGGAGTTGCGTTCTTGGGGGTGGCTTACTATAATCATTCGAAGTTGCAGGCGCTGAAGGCAAAGGAGGCGCAGAAGAAGGCTGCACAGGCCGATGAGGAGGCTGGAAGGTTGTTGGAGGAGAGAGATGGGGAAGGAATGGGAAGGAAGAGTGAAACGCAGGCTTGA